The Pseudomonadota bacterium genome contains the following window.
GTGTCGCAATAGTTTTTACGGCACAATATTTACCTGCTCTTTGACAACAGAATATTAGAAATCAACCGTAAAAATCGAAATCGATAAATATCAGATACGGGGGTTCATATTTTACCCATTTTACAATTGTGTTTGTTCTTCAAGAAGGCCTTAACAGCCCACAGCTACCCTATTTAGTCCGGTCAGCTTTTCTATCAGTGTGCTCACACCAAAGATCGTAATCATCCGGACAATATTAAAGCAGGTTGCTAAAAGCGCCGTCTCGGCCTGGACTCCATCCTTTTTTCTGAGATGAAAAGCATCTGTTTTTAAATTCCTCTTGATGTGCCCGAAAGGATGTTCCACCTTTGTTTTCCTCTTCGCGTATATTTCTTGCGAAGATTCCGCCTGGTATTGCGCTTCGAGTCTGATCTTTACATCTTCATTATGCAGGCGAACGATCTTGCGGCCGCGCTTGGAGTCCGTACATTGGCCATAATGTTTGCAATGAAGGCACAGCTTCTTATCCACAATCAGGTAATGTCTTTTGCCTGTGTTCTGATCCATGCTGTCATACCGAAGCGTCTGACCTTCGGGGCAGATATAGGCGTCCTGCTCTTTGTCATAGATAAAATGACTCTTGCTAAACGGACTTTCTTCTTCATGCAAGGCTTGACGCTGAGAAGGAACAATAACTTTGATTCCTTGTTGGTCAATCTTTTCCAATTCATCCGTGTTCGCATATCCGGCATCGGCACAAGCAACCTTGCAGGGATAATCCAAGAGGCCATTGGCCTTTTCAATCTGACGGGCAAACTGGTTCACGTCACTGGTGGAATTGACCGCCTCGGCATGGACAATTAATCCGTGTTGTTCATCGACGACACTTTGCACGTTATAGCGGGCGTGACTGCCCTGAACACTGTGCATGATCGCGCAGTCTGTGTCTGTTTGGTTGATCTGTTTTCTGGTATCGTCTTTAAAAGCATCCAGAGCTTGTCTGATTCTGTCCTTTAAATGCTGCTTCTTCGATAGTTCCTTATCCATGGCAATATATGAAGGGGTTCCTTCTTCAGATTGATCAACTGTTTCACATTCAATAAGCAATTGCTCAATCCGACTGTCTATATCGGCCAGACGCTTCTCGTAATATGCCCGATCATGGCTACGGTGACGTCCTGCATTTGCTCTGATCTTTGTCCCGTCAACAAACAAAATATTGCCGCCAACCAAATCCAGTTTGATGCACATCCGGGCGCATTGTTGCAAAACATTTTGCAGGGCGTTCTTGTTATTGCGCCGAAATTCAGCAATCGTTTTATGATCAGGGCGCAAACCGCCCATCAGCCAGATAAAGGATAAATTATGGTAACATTCCCGCTCCAGTTTCCTTGAACTCTTCAGACCATAGGAATAGCCGTAAACCAGCAACTTGAACATGGATCGAGGTTCGTATTCAGAGTTGCCGACTTTATCAGGATTAACCTCTATCCCCAGCTCACGAAAATTAAGTGTTTCCACAAAAACATCATAAGCTCGTACTGGATTGTCGGAACTTACATATTCTTCTATGCTCTGGGGCATTAAGTCCATCTGATAACGGTCGCCGCATCGATATGCCATAATGTTTCTCCTTAAAGATACTTTACCATATCGGCACAACGATACAAAAAGCTTTCGCTTGCTTTTTAACCTTTTTCTAATATTCTGTTGTCAAAGAACTCTCACCCACTTAATTGCGACACAGTCTCTCAAGAGGGAGGGAATATTCGGAAATCCTCTCCTTGAAGGGGGGAAATATTATTTACCCACTCGGTTTGAGAAAGAGCCAAAATATATTGAGAAACGGAAAATTA
Protein-coding sequences here:
- a CDS encoding IS1182 family transposase, which gives rise to MAYRCGDRYQMDLMPQSIEEYVSSDNPVRAYDVFVETLNFRELGIEVNPDKVGNSEYEPRSMFKLLVYGYSYGLKSSRKLERECYHNLSFIWLMGGLRPDHKTIAEFRRNNKNALQNVLQQCARMCIKLDLVGGNILFVDGTKIRANAGRHRSHDRAYYEKRLADIDSRIEQLLIECETVDQSEEGTPSYIAMDKELSKKQHLKDRIRQALDAFKDDTRKQINQTDTDCAIMHSVQGSHARYNVQSVVDEQHGLIVHAEAVNSTSDVNQFARQIEKANGLLDYPCKVACADAGYANTDELEKIDQQGIKVIVPSQRQALHEEESPFSKSHFIYDKEQDAYICPEGQTLRYDSMDQNTGKRHYLIVDKKLCLHCKHYGQCTDSKRGRKIVRLHNEDVKIRLEAQYQAESSQEIYAKRKTKVEHPFGHIKRNLKTDAFHLRKKDGVQAETALLATCFNIVRMITIFGVSTLIEKLTGLNRVAVGC